The following are from one region of the Deinococcus betulae genome:
- a CDS encoding DUF3197 domain-containing protein: MNITEPLGVGGAPQESWAAVQARFGSAHLSGGQLILVTDRQGERENAAYGALLHLPDETVVLARAFGPRFGPAGRRALTELVRWGVSAGLALREAVVGGPEAAELLTEPDAASVGRAVAASAPIDPGLFGGQ, from the coding sequence ATGAACATTACAGAGCCGCTGGGCGTGGGCGGCGCCCCACAGGAATCGTGGGCCGCGGTCCAGGCGCGCTTTGGCAGCGCCCACCTTTCGGGCGGGCAGCTGATTCTGGTTACCGACCGGCAGGGCGAACGGGAAAACGCGGCGTACGGCGCGCTGCTGCATCTGCCAGACGAAACGGTAGTGCTGGCGCGCGCTTTTGGGCCACGTTTTGGGCCAGCGGGCCGGCGCGCCCTGACGGAGCTGGTGCGCTGGGGCGTCTCGGCGGGGCTGGCCCTGCGAGAAGCGGTGGTGGGCGGCCCCGAGGCCGCTGAACTGCTGACCGAACCGGACGCGGCCAGTGTGGGGCGGGCGGTGGCGGCCAGCGCCCCGATTGACCCTGGCCTGTTTGGCGGGCAGTAG